The Candidatus Zixiibacteriota bacterium genomic sequence AGACTCTCTGCGTACAGCGCCCAGCCTTCCCCGTATGCGGTGATCCAGCTCTGACGACGGAACTCGGGCAGATCGGTCAACTCCTGCATTCGCGCGATCTGGAGATGATGTCCCGGCACGGCCTCGTGAAGGCTCAGGGCCTCCATTTCCCACTTCGGCCGCGATGGCAGATCGTACGTGTTGACGTAGTAATAGCCGGGGCGGCCGGCCGCTGGAGCCCCCGGCTGGTAATACGCCGTCGTTTGAGATTTCTCTGCATGCGGCGGGATCGGCACGACCCCGTACGGGAGGCGCGGAAGTGTCCCGAACAACTTCACCAACTCAGGATCAGCACGCTTTGCGATATCACGGTACGCCCTCACCAGATCATCGGCCGAGGTGAAAAAGAACTTCGAATCCGTTCGCAGGTGCTCGCAGAACTGGTCGAACGTCCCCGCAAATCCGGTCTGTCGCATGACCCGCTCCATCTCCGCCCGTATGCGAGCCACTTCGGTCATACCGATCCCGAAAATGTCATCGGGTGACAGATCCGTCGTGGTCTCCCGCTGCACGATAAACCGATACCATTCGGCCCCGTTCGGCATGTGCAGCCAGCCGGTTCGCTCCGTGCAGCCGGGAATGTACCGCTCGGTGAGAAACGCCTGCAATCGCTTGAATGCCGGCATTACGACCTGCAGACACAGCGATTCGCACGATCGGGAAAACTCCCTCCACACCTGCTCGCCGACACCGGAAGGCCTGCGCGACAGAAACGCAAGAAGGGCAGATTCCCCCGGTGCAGCCGTCAAGAGCGCCGCTACCTGCGACGGCAGGTCGCGAAGACAAACTTTTGGAAATGTCACCCCTTTGCCCAGTCCGCGCTCCAACAGCACGATCGTCTGGTCGATCAGTGCCGGGACTCGCTCCAGCCGCGCCAATACCGCCGCGCGATCTTCGCCTCGCCGCATCGGCATAAGCTCGAGGATACGAGGCACCTCTTGCTGCGGGCCGTGCATCTGACTGATTGGCAAGAGGATGTCGTCATGCCGCGATTCCTGCTCGGCTATCTCCGCCTGTCGCATCAACAAATCGTAGCTGAGTTGATCTCCCTCCGACAAGCTGTCGCGGTCAAACGATCCAAGAAGCGCTTTGATGATGACGGGCCTTTGACGGCGCCGCTCGATGGCGCTGTCCGCCCAGTCCGTCCACCGATCCTGGTAGCGACCGTACCCCGCCCCGGTCGCCTGCTCCGGGAATTCCTCCATCTGGTTATCCCAGACCAGATCAAAGGCTCGCCGTAACCGCTCTGCCTCGGGCATCGTGCCCTTCTGTGCAATGGCGTCCCGACTGTCCTGATCAAATCGATTCATGCGTACTCCGTAGTCCAGATCCTGCCGGAATATATATCTTTTTGAGCCCGGCACATACGGTTACGATAGTCTTGCACCACTGGCCCAGGCGCCTAAAATGAAAGGTGGGTCTGTGAGGAAGACCCACCTTTCTGTGCGTCGGGCTTGACTCGCGTATCAGGAGCGTCTACGCCCTATTGGGGTACCTTACCTGATTCGACTGAAGTCGAACCGTGAGCGCGTGGCCCAGTGCGGGGTGACCACACGCTGTCTATATCAGTGAGCGCTCGCCGGGCCGAAAAAATACACAATATTTCACCTTTAGTACATTTTTCGCCTCACCACCCCCCTGCCGGCATTCGACATTTTGGTTGGTTCGGGGCTCAAATTGATTACATTCCCCGAACTGCTGCCGATATCGGCTGTGGGAAGTGCGATTTCGAGACGGAGAGTAATGCGAATATGGATACCGAAAAAAACGCTGTCACCGGCAATTTCATCCGGGAAATCATTGACGCCGACCTCAAGAGCGGTAAACATGAATCGATCGTCACCCGTTTCCCCCCGGAACCGAACGGCTATCTGCATATCGGGCACGCCAAGTCAATCTGCCTTAATTTCGGGCTCGCACTCAGCTACAATGGCCGATGCAACCTCCGATTCGACGATACCAACCCGACCAAAGAAGAGCAGGAATATGTCGATTCGATCAAAGAAGATGTCCGGTGGCTCGGTTTCTCGTGGGGGGAACGCGATTTGTACGCCTCGGATTATTTTGAACAGCTGTTCCAGTACGCGGTGCACTTGATCAGAGCCGGCAAGGCGTATGTCGACGATCTCTCCGCCGATCAGATCCGTGAGTATCGAGGCACCCTGACCCGTCCCGGCACCAACAGCCCCTTCCGGGAACGTTCCGTCGACGAGAATTTGGGCCTGTTTACCCGCATGCGCGACGGCGAATTTCCCGATGGCGCCAGAGTGCTGCGCGCAAAAATCGACATGGCGTCTCCGAACATCAACCTTCGCGACCCGGTCATGTACCGTATCCTCCACGCCCACCATCATCGCACCGGCGATGCCTGGTGCATCTACCCGACCTATGACTGGGCCCACGGTCAGTCGGACTCTATCGAGGGCATTACTCACTCGATCTGCACCCTCGAATTCGAGGACCATCGCCCCCTCTACAACTGGTTCATCGAGAATCTCCCGGTCACCAGTCATCCACGGCAGATTGAATTCGCCCGACTCGAATTGACCTATACAGTCATGAGCAAACGCAAGCTGCTGACACTGGTCAAGGACGGCCACGTGTCCGGTTGGAACGACCCACGTATGCCCACGGTCTCCGGTCTCCGCCGTCGAGGCTATACACCGGAGGCCATCCGCACTTTCTGCGACCGGATCGGCGTCGCCAAACGCAAAGATGCTACGGTCGAAATATCCTTCCTCGAGGATTGCGTCCGCGAAGATCTCAACCGCCGCGCGTTACGGGCAATGGCCGTCCTCGATCCGCTGAAGGTCGTAATCGACAACTACCCCGAAGGGCAAACCGAGGAGTTTGAGCACGAAAACAACCCCGAAGATGCCTCCATGGGCACCCGACACGTGCCGTTTAGCCGCGAGATTTTCATCGAACGAGAAGATTTTCAGGAAGTGCCTCATAAGAAGTTTTTCCGCCTGGCTCCGGGGCGCGAAGTCCGGCTCAAGGGAGCGTATTTCATCACCTGCACGGATATCGTCAAGGATCGCACGGGGAAAATCACCGAATTGCACTGTAGCTATGATCCGGCCTCAAGGGGAGGCGAAACGCCCGACGGCAGAAAAGTCAAAGGAACGTTGCACTGGGTATCGGCTGCGCATGCGATTGATGCCGAAGTGCGGCTGTACAGCCATCTCTTCTCTACACCCGATCCGGAAGACGCCCCCGAAGGCCGCGATTTTACCGATAACCTCAATCCCGATTCGCTGACCGTTCTTACCGGCTGCAAGCTGGAACCGGGACTGGCGGATGCGACCCCCGGCGACCGCTTCCAGTTCCTTCGGCAGGGCTACTTCTGCGTCGACACGGTCGATTCGCGATCGGGGCGGCTTGTCTTCAATCGCACGGTCTCTCTGCGCGACAGCTGGGCCAAAGTGCAGAAATCCGATTAGCGATTTCAGCCTTTGCCGCCGTTTTCGACCCCTCCTCATAGACCGTAGACAAAAGGAATACCCCTCGGCGGAGCGGGCCGAGAGGTACTCTTACGGAGTGAGTGGCGAGTGGAGTGTGCCCCCTGCCTGAAGCGGCAGGATTTTTCTGTACGTATGAAGCGTGGAAGACTGTCGGTCGGTCCTAGCCCCGCGACTCTATGACTCTTGCCCCTTTTCTTTCCCCCTTTCCCGTTTCTACCGGACCGAACGGATCGGTCGGGTCAAACCCTGCGGAGAGTCGATCCGACCGACCGTCCGGTTCAGGGAAGAGGGGGAGTGTGCGTCAGGTTTGGTCCCCGGGGGACCAAACCGTCCTTTTCCATCAAAGTCGGACTCGACCATTGGACAAGCCCGAACCATGCTCGCTTTTAGTAGCGTTATCTTTGTCTTTGTATTGGACAGCCACCGGCCCCGGTGAGGTAATGGCCGCGAGTATCGTTCTATCGGTGGTTCTGTCGCGCCTTAGAGAACATATCGTTCAATTAGCGAAAACATTTAGGAGTAATCCGAGGGTTTGGTAAGAATCTCAGTGCAGTGTGCAGATTTGAAGCGGGAGACTGCGTCACGTCATGACGCATTGACCTATCTTGTCACTCCCTTGCGTTCCAGAGAGCGCAGATACGACGTCAGGTTGCGTTTGCGATTGGCGATACCGAGCTTCTTGCGAATGATCTTTCGCTGCTTGAATACCGTTTCGATTGAGTTATGGAGTGCCGCCGCAATCTCTTTGCTGGTAAGTCCGTTTTTGATCATGTTGCAGATTTCCAGCTCCCGCGGTGTTAACCGGGTCGAGTGCTCTTCGAGACGACCCACAAAGGGCGAGATAATATCCACAAGACTGCTCTTGAGCAGTGTCAGGTAGTGTTCTGCGCCGGGCATGGTCTGCCCGTGGAGGTGGTCGATCAACGGGATGGCGATCTGATAAATGTTGCTCTGAATCTGTTCCGCGATCTCCCGCTTTCCGGTCTCGAACTGACTGAGAATCTCCTTCAGCGCGAGGTTTTTCTTCTGGAGATTCTCACGCTCAACCAGAAGTTCCTGGTTTGCGTCGGCCAGCTGTACGGTCCGTTCGCGCACCCGGTGTTCCAGTTCGTCGTGTGCGCGTTGCAGCATCGCTTCGGCCCACTTGCGCTCCGTAATGTCGAACCAGCTGCCGATCAGCCCGACCACGCGACCGTCGTCGTCATGCAGAGGCGTCATGTCGTCGCGAAGCCAGATGTACGCACCGTTTCTATGCTGAAAGCGGTACTCGTACGATACCGACTCACCGCGCTGAATCCTCTCGAGCTGTGTCCGAACATGCTCCAGATCCTCCGGATGAACCCGCTTGTTCCAGAACATCTCGTCCTTGTAAAAGTCATCCGGCCGGTAACCGAACCTTCCGTTGATGTTGTCGCTGATAAAAGTCGTTGGATACGCAGGCGGCGGCCCGCACGTGTAGATTACGGCGGGACTTGACGCGAGCAGTACGTCAAGCCGCGCTTTCGTCCCCTGAAGCACTTCCTCTGCCCGCTTGCGCTCAGTGATGTCACGAATACTTGTGCAGATCCCCAGTGTGCGCCCCGACTGATCGCAGATCATCTGCCATGACACCGCCCCCCACGCGATTGTCCCGTCCTTGCGGCGTATCCGGAACTCCCGGTCGTGCCCCGACGGTAACCCGGATTCGGGGGTAAACGCCGGTGATACCCGGAAGCGATCTTCTTCGTGGATAACCGGAATCGGAAACTCAGGCGTGGATAGGCACTCTGAGACCGTGTACCCGGTAATCCGCTCCACTGCCCGGTTCATCCACCGCGCCTTCCCGTCGGCCCCCACCCACATGTGCCAGTCGACACTCTCCTCGGCCGAAGCAGCTGCGATCTCCAGTGATTCCTCAGGCGCCGAACGCCGCAGTTGAAGCGCCCGTCGGCCCGGCCCGCGTCCGCCAACCGTCGACACGTCGCCGCAGCCGGACTCAACCGCACTCTCAGAAAAGGATACCTTTGTGGATTTGCGACTGTCGTCCGACATGAGATGCCCCTTTGGGTGACCTGACTTCCCCGATCCCTCAGCAGACTCTCAGGCATCTACCGGAAGCGCAATAGCTGCGCGCACATCCGGACACGTTTCCTACTTAAATGCACGTCTCAGCCTGCCTTGGTCCCCCTGATATCCACAACGGCAATATACTGCAGTTCAGCCGGATAGCAAGCTTTTTGGGGGGCTTTTATACCCAGTTAACACCTTGTCATGCCCCGTTGTGCTTATCTGAAAAAGTGCGATTATGCTATCGGGACAGATTCCAGGGGGCACTCTGTGCCTGTCGTATGCAAGGAGCGACAGTCCGTCTCGAGGAGATGTCAGGCGACGCAAAAGGGGGCGCCTGACCGGGGGACACCCGCGCGGGTAATTTCAGTTGCAAAATTGAGCTTACTCCGAAACCGCCAGCCGCGGCGCGGGTGTTCTGTTGCCTGTCGACCCGCCGCCTCCCCAATGGCCCCGGAAGCTCTTGCAAAATGGGCCACTAACTCCATATATTCAGCTCATACCAACGCAGCAATCAATCCCCCTGATCGTGGCTCATATGGCCCACAAGTGGCTGTCCACATATTGGTGCCCCTGCACGCAAGGGTACGTCGAGTGAGGAGACCTTACTATGTTACCGCGGTACCTTACTGCCTCGGTTAGCGTCTATGCCGCATGCATCATCATGATGGCGTCGGGCTGTTCCAAGAACGCGTCGGGAGACGACGAGGGTGATGACAGTGTCGCACCGGCGGTAGTAGCCGATTTGATAATTGCCGGTTTCACCGACTCCTCGGTTACGCTCACGTGGACTGCGACCGGTGACGACGGCACCACCGGCACCGCCACGGGCTATGATCTCAGGATGTCGTCAACGGCTATCCACTGGGGCAATTACGATTCCGCCGTGCACATAACCGGGCTGCCCGCTCCAAAACCGGCGGGTGAGACTGAGATATTCGAAGTACGCGGCCTCCTGACTGACTCCACATACTTCTTCATACTCCGCGTTTTCGACGAGAACGGCAATGACGACGGGCTCTCCAGTTGTGTCAGGGCCACGTGCTTCACCGACTACGTCGTCACCTTCCCGGATCCATCGCTGCAGACGGCCATCCGCAACCGAATTGCCAAACCGTCCGGAGACATCCTCAAGTCGGATCTCCTCGAAGTTACCGACCTGTTCGCCGCCGACCTCGCGATCGCGGACCTCACCGGCCTCGAGCACTGTGACAAACTGACCTCGCTGAACCTCACCAACAATGACATCTCCGACCTCTCGGCTCTGAGTACCCTGCTTGGTCTCACCCAGCTCGGTGCCGGCCAGAACACCATAACCGACATCGGGCCGCTTGCTTCGCTCACCGTGCTCACGGCACTGAACCTCAGTTCCAATGACGTGGTTGACATCTCACCGTTGTCCAATCTAACTCTTCTGACCGACCTCAATCTCCAGGGCAACGCCGTAACCGACATCGCCGCTCTGGCGGGACTGAGCCAACTGAACAGTCTGAATCTCGCGGCGAACGGCGTCCACGACATCAGTCCGCTGACTGCAAATACCGGGGTCAGCGACGGCGACGTTGTCGCGTTGTCTCTGAATCCGCTGGGACATGAATCGATTGTGTCTCACATTCCAACCCTCAGGTCGCGCGGCGTATCCGTCCAGTGGATCGACAACATCGTGCCGCCCGGCGCGGTGACGGATCTCACCGTCGACAGTGTAACGGCGAATTCCGTCTCGCTCAGTTGGATTGCTCCGGGAGAGGACTTCTATACCGGCATCGCGTACCGATATGAACTGCGTTACTCGACCGAACGGACTGACCTTGAGACATGGTCAGGGGGAAGCGTTGTCTCGGACATGCCCGATCCGGACTCGGCCGGTGCGCGGCAATCGGCCGTGGTATCCGCACTGAGCGAAGGGACCACTTATTACTTCGCAGTGAAGACGCAGGACAACTCTGAAAACTGGTCTCCCGTATCGAACATCCCATGGGCTCGGCCATACACCGACATCGTGGTGTCGTTCCCTGATGTGGCACTGGAGACGGCCATTCGCACCGCCATTGCCAAACCCGTCGGCGACATCTATCGGTCCGAGCTTATGTTCATCGACTCACTCACGGCGGCCAACCGGGGAATTTCCGATCTGAGCGGACTCGAACACTGCGTCGGACTGGAGTACCTTCACCTGAATAACAACACGATAACCGATATCTCCCCTCTCTCCGGTCTCAACTCGCTGTGGAATCTCAACGTGCAGCACAATAGTATCGCCGACATATCGCCGTTGAGTTCGTTGGTCGCAATGACCCAACTGCAGTTATCGAACAATCCGATTACCGATCTGTCACCCCTGGCGTCACTGTCAAACGTGCATCTGCTTGCTGCCAGTTTTATCGGTACGGCGGATCTGACGCCGCTGGAGTCGCTTGGGCAGTTGGAATTCGCGTTCCTGATGGGGAATCACACCGTCGACCTCTCCCCGCTGGCTTCCTGTACTCGATTGCAGTACCTCTATCTCGGCTACAACGACATCGTGGACATCGAGCCGCTCGGCGGACTCCAGAATCTGGCGATCTTGTCCCTCGTGAACAACCAGGTGGAGGATATAGGAGCGCTTGTAAGCAACTATGGACTGGGAAACGGGGATCAGGTGGCGCTGGATAACAATAACCTGTCACAAGAGTCGATCAACACGCACATTCCCGCCCTCCAGGCCCG encodes the following:
- a CDS encoding fibronectin type III domain-containing protein is translated as MLPRYLTASVSVYAACIIMMASGCSKNASGDDEGDDSVAPAVVADLIIAGFTDSSVTLTWTATGDDGTTGTATGYDLRMSSTAIHWGNYDSAVHITGLPAPKPAGETEIFEVRGLLTDSTYFFILRVFDENGNDDGLSSCVRATCFTDYVVTFPDPSLQTAIRNRIAKPSGDILKSDLLEVTDLFAADLAIADLTGLEHCDKLTSLNLTNNDISDLSALSTLLGLTQLGAGQNTITDIGPLASLTVLTALNLSSNDVVDISPLSNLTLLTDLNLQGNAVTDIAALAGLSQLNSLNLAANGVHDISPLTANTGVSDGDVVALSLNPLGHESIVSHIPTLRSRGVSVQWIDNIVPPGAVTDLTVDSVTANSVSLSWIAPGEDFYTGIAYRYELRYSTERTDLETWSGGSVVSDMPDPDSAGARQSAVVSALSEGTTYYFAVKTQDNSENWSPVSNIPWARPYTDIVVSFPDVALETAIRTAIAKPVGDIYRSELMFIDSLTAANRGISDLSGLEHCVGLEYLHLNNNTITDISPLSGLNSLWNLNVQHNSIADISPLSSLVAMTQLQLSNNPITDLSPLASLSNVHLLAASFIGTADLTPLESLGQLEFAFLMGNHTVDLSPLASCTRLQYLYLGYNDIVDIEPLGGLQNLAILSLVNNQVEDIGALVSNYGLGNGDQVALDNNNLSQESINTHIPALQARGVTVTF
- a CDS encoding PAS domain-containing protein; translation: MSDDSRKSTKVSFSESAVESGCGDVSTVGGRGPGRRALQLRRSAPEESLEIAAASAEESVDWHMWVGADGKARWMNRAVERITGYTVSECLSTPEFPIPVIHEEDRFRVSPAFTPESGLPSGHDREFRIRRKDGTIAWGAVSWQMICDQSGRTLGICTSIRDITERKRAEEVLQGTKARLDVLLASSPAVIYTCGPPPAYPTTFISDNINGRFGYRPDDFYKDEMFWNKRVHPEDLEHVRTQLERIQRGESVSYEYRFQHRNGAYIWLRDDMTPLHDDDGRVVGLIGSWFDITERKWAEAMLQRAHDELEHRVRERTVQLADANQELLVERENLQKKNLALKEILSQFETGKREIAEQIQSNIYQIAIPLIDHLHGQTMPGAEHYLTLLKSSLVDIISPFVGRLEEHSTRLTPRELEICNMIKNGLTSKEIAAALHNSIETVFKQRKIIRKKLGIANRKRNLTSYLRSLERKGVTR
- a CDS encoding glutamine--tRNA ligase/YqeY domain fusion protein is translated as MDTEKNAVTGNFIREIIDADLKSGKHESIVTRFPPEPNGYLHIGHAKSICLNFGLALSYNGRCNLRFDDTNPTKEEQEYVDSIKEDVRWLGFSWGERDLYASDYFEQLFQYAVHLIRAGKAYVDDLSADQIREYRGTLTRPGTNSPFRERSVDENLGLFTRMRDGEFPDGARVLRAKIDMASPNINLRDPVMYRILHAHHHRTGDAWCIYPTYDWAHGQSDSIEGITHSICTLEFEDHRPLYNWFIENLPVTSHPRQIEFARLELTYTVMSKRKLLTLVKDGHVSGWNDPRMPTVSGLRRRGYTPEAIRTFCDRIGVAKRKDATVEISFLEDCVREDLNRRALRAMAVLDPLKVVIDNYPEGQTEEFEHENNPEDASMGTRHVPFSREIFIEREDFQEVPHKKFFRLAPGREVRLKGAYFITCTDIVKDRTGKITELHCSYDPASRGGETPDGRKVKGTLHWVSAAHAIDAEVRLYSHLFSTPDPEDAPEGRDFTDNLNPDSLTVLTGCKLEPGLADATPGDRFQFLRQGYFCVDTVDSRSGRLVFNRTVSLRDSWAKVQKSD
- a CDS encoding DUF885 domain-containing protein; translation: MNRFDQDSRDAIAQKGTMPEAERLRRAFDLVWDNQMEEFPEQATGAGYGRYQDRWTDWADSAIERRRQRPVIIKALLGSFDRDSLSEGDQLSYDLLMRQAEIAEQESRHDDILLPISQMHGPQQEVPRILELMPMRRGEDRAAVLARLERVPALIDQTIVLLERGLGKGVTFPKVCLRDLPSQVAALLTAAPGESALLAFLSRRPSGVGEQVWREFSRSCESLCLQVVMPAFKRLQAFLTERYIPGCTERTGWLHMPNGAEWYRFIVQRETTTDLSPDDIFGIGMTEVARIRAEMERVMRQTGFAGTFDQFCEHLRTDSKFFFTSADDLVRAYRDIAKRADPELVKLFGTLPRLPYGVVPIPPHAEKSQTTAYYQPGAPAAGRPGYYYVNTYDLPSRPKWEMEALSLHEAVPGHHLQIARMQELTDLPEFRRQSWITAYGEGWALYAESLGADMGFYSDPFALFGALTYDMWRAIRLVVDPGMHHRGWSREQAITFFRQNSSKSLHDITVEIDRYLVWPGQALSYKIGQLRIQAMRADAEATLGERFDLRAFHDTLLGSGCVPLDVLESLVRRWVAAQRER